The segment TGCAAGCAACAAAATCAGCATCAAAGAAATTCTGTTTGGCGATGTTTGGTTTTGCAGCGGTCAATCCAACATGGTACATCAACTCAATATTCATGATGTAACCTATGCAAAAGAAATTGCCGAAGCAAATGATCCGCAGATCCGTCAATTCTGGGTACCAACACTAACCAGTTTACAAGGCCCGCAGCAAAATTTGCCAAGCGGTTACTGGAAAGCAGCAGTAGGTGAAGACATTCGCCCCTTCTCCGCAGTTGCTTATTTTTTTGCCAAACATTTATACGAAAAATACAAAGTGCCTATTGGCATTATCAATGCAAGCGTTGGAGGCACACCTATTGAAGCTTGGACAAGTGAAGAAGGATTGAAAGATTTTGCAGCATTGCAAACCACTATTACAAAAAATAAAGACACAGCCTATCTCAACAGTTTAAATCGCAGACCATCAAATACGCCACGCATTGCTCCTCCTATTGATGCAGGTTTAAGCGGAACAACAAAATGGTTTGATGTTAACTATGTTCCTAAGGGTTGGCGCAACATCAACATTCCAGGTTTTTGGGAAGATCAGGGTGTGAAAGATCTCAACGGTGTGGTATGGTACAGAAAAGAAATTGATATTCCTGCATCAATGGTTGGTAAAGCTGCGAAAGTTTTTCTTGGTCGCATTGTAGATGCAGATGAATTATACATCAATGCTGTGCGTGTTGGTAACACAACATATCAATATCCTCAACGCAGATACACGGTTCCTGCAAATGTTTTAAAAGCAGGTAAAAATGTTTTTGTTATTCGTGTAACTAACAATTCTGGTAAAGGTGGTTTTGTAACTGACAAACCTTATTGTATTTTCTCAGGAACGGATACAGTTGATCTCAAGGGAACATGGCAGTATAAAGTTGGTTTAGTGAATCGTCCGTTTGCAGGCGGAGGTTTTGGCGGCGGCATCAATGCACAAAATCAACCGGCTGCATTGTACAATGCAATGGTTGCGCCTGAAATAAATTATACCATCAAAGGATTTTGTTGGTACCAGGGTGAAAGCAATGCAGGAAGGCCACAGGAATACGGCGCTTTGCAAACTGCACAAATTCGTGACTGGCGCAACAAATGGAACCAA is part of the Lacibacter sediminis genome and harbors:
- a CDS encoding sialate O-acetylesterase translates to MNYFLSLLRIVPIFLFGANAANAQVKLPQIVRDSMILQRDIPVNIWGWSAVNEKVSVKFNGKTYKTKGNAEGKWIIKLPATKGGGPYSIDITASNKISIKEILFGDVWFCSGQSNMVHQLNIHDVTYAKEIAEANDPQIRQFWVPTLTSLQGPQQNLPSGYWKAAVGEDIRPFSAVAYFFAKHLYEKYKVPIGIINASVGGTPIEAWTSEEGLKDFAALQTTITKNKDTAYLNSLNRRPSNTPRIAPPIDAGLSGTTKWFDVNYVPKGWRNINIPGFWEDQGVKDLNGVVWYRKEIDIPASMVGKAAKVFLGRIVDADELYINAVRVGNTTYQYPQRRYTVPANVLKAGKNVFVIRVTNNSGKGGFVTDKPYCIFSGTDTVDLKGTWQYKVGLVNRPFAGGGFGGGINAQNQPAALYNAMVAPEINYTIKGFCWYQGESNAGRPQEYGALQTAQIRDWRNKWNQGELPFLYVQLPGFMDYNYLPSESGWAVLRQQQLNALAVPNTAMAVAIDLGEWNDIHPDNKKDVGIRLALAARKLAYKEELVYSGPLYQSAKIDGSKIILSFQHTGSGLITNDGEELSEFAIAGADKKFVWAKAKIEGDKIIVWSDEVKEPLYVRYAWADNPVQPNLYNKEGLPASPFTTEK